The nucleotide sequence GACCTAGTGACGCTTCCCATTGCGAGTCACTAGATGAGGTGACTGGGGATATCAGCGCGGGTATGTTGAGCTCCGTGTTCTCTGGATTGACAAGGGGCAATGCATGCAACCAAACTGAAAAGAGTGCATAACCAAATTGTACAGAGACTAGAAACATCTTCATATAACCTAAAACATCAGAGCAAACAGCCAAGGTATTATCTCCCAATGCAAacccatctcccccatcccgtTTTGTAACCAATCAACATACCCATCTTCAAAGGTATCAAACCCTTCTTCAAACTAAAAACTCCCTTCTTACCTTTTAAAATTACACACAAGATAAACCTTACAAGGTCAACTTGTCCACTTGCGTCCTCACCTGTTCCATCCAGTCCATCCCCtgtctctttttcttcagtGCGTCCGCTTCCAACACACTGCCGTGCTctctcatcaccccctccaagtGAATACTCCAAATCACGTACTGCTCATTCGCCGACAGTGCCAGCCCCTGTCTCCCCCATTCAAACGCCTCTGCCCACTCTTCCACAAACTCGCAATAATCAAACAGCCACCCAATAAACAGACATTCCATCATCTTGGCAAACACCTCCGGGAATACCCCGATATCCCTCATCATCTTTAGCCTCTCCAGCAATGCCATCACCCGGGGCTTGAAATCATGCCCGAATTCCTTCGCCAACCACTGCTCAGCCAGCGCTTCGCTTTCCGGATCACCCGACATAACCAGCTTTTGCGCCCAATACACACTCTGGGCCTCGACTCGAAGCATGTGATGCCGCCTCTTGTCTCTATCCCTCACAGAAGGCGCCACCGCCATGTTCATATCAGGAGGTGACCCCTTCGACGAAGCAGCCGAAGAATTTGGACTCCCACTGCGACTCCTATCCTCCCTCTGCTGGCAAGCCAAACTCTGATTCCTCGCCCACTCTCTCGTCCTACCCAGCACACCAGGGATATCCTCAATGACATCCGCGTTGGCTTGTGACAAAAGCTGAATGTACCCCATCAGCCTCTCCTCATTCTCCGCCCCTTCCTCAAACATCTCGACAAAACTCGCCGCGATCTCCGAGACGGGGTGGTTTCCAAACTTGACGGTTGTTAACCGTGCCAAGTAACGGAAGTAAGCCTTGAGGATATCTAACCTCCCGTACTCCAATAACAAATGCGGGACGACAAAACACAAATCCGAAAATGACTTCATCGTCGGCTTCTCGAGCTTGCGTTCGATCTGCAGGAATGCCAGCCTTAACACCTCGCCTCCGGTTTTATTCTCCTTCAAGTCGAATAGATCCATGGATACCTTAAAGTAGCGATAACAAGGGTCGATGTAGCCGGCGACTTCTTCTACCTGGAGGTTGCTGATATCGAGGTCGATGTACCCGTGCAAGAAACGGCGGATGGCAGTTAACCCTAGCTGAGCGGCGCGGGACGTGTCGTTGCCGAAGAAGGTGGGGGAATTGGTGCTGTAACTGTTGTTTCTGCTGAGGGAGATCATGGAGACCGATGACGACTTTGAACCGTAGGTGTCGTCGGTGGGGGATTCGTCAGAGTTGTACCGTGGCCGCCTCTTGACGGCGTATTTGAAAAAGCCCCAGCGGGCGAACTGGTTCTTGTACATTTTGGGTGTGGCTTTGAGGTTGTAGTTGGTTTCCATCAGTTGTATAATGTCACGGAGGATGCGGTTTTGGGTGATGTAGAGTTCATGGAGTAGCCCTTTCCACGGATCCCAGTCCTCGACACGGCGAGGAACAATAGGGTGCGGCGATGGGTGAGGGCCTCGGAGGGCGGCGGCTTtggcagctgctgctgctttgctGCCATGTCTACCGGATTTGGTGACATGATGCCGCGATGCGGTGGTTTGATTGCTGCTGTGGGCACCGGAGGTCCTCGGGGGAGCTTTGGGTTTCCACTTCAGCGATGGAGCCTGGCATGATCTGCCAATGCTTGACACTGGGCTTGTGGCTTCTTCCTTGACAAAAACCTTGACCTCGTCGCCGTCGAGAACGAGTCCTGTCAagtcctcggcggcggcgaggagggccaTGGGCCCACCGTCCGTAGACGTGCTGCCGTCGAGGTCCATTGAGTTctgatggcggcggcagcggcgttGACGGTTAGATCCAACGGTCAACTCAACGGTCAACGGGGCGGAGGCAACGGTTGGCTGAGGCCGGTGGCGGGTCCGCTTTCACCAACGGAGCAACGGGGGTGATGACGGCAGCGGTAGCGCAAGTGGGCACTGGGTCGCGGGGAGTCACGGTGTGAACGGCCGAGGGGCTCCGGCGACAGCGTCAGCACCATTGCTGTTGGCCTGACGGACTCgcagggtggtgggggtcgCAGCGCGGAGGAAAGTCCGGCGTGGGCGACAGGATGATCTGATTGTGTACGGATGGACGATGGCGTCTGTGGTGTGGTCGAAGGTGGACGCTCGCTGCAATTTGAGGGATTGGATTGATTGATTGCCAGATCACTGGactggagctggaggaacACTCAAGAGAAGGGAACAATGGGAGGCCCACCCCCGCGCATTACCACCTGGCAGTTCCAGCGGACGGGACACAgcgccacctccaccagaACTCCTGCTCTTTTCGTTCGTGCCTTGTCTGACGTGCCACTCTTTCCCCCCGGGGGGGACGGGAGACGGGAGGGCAGACTCGATGATGGGCTCCGGGGTCCGGTCCGACTAGTGAGCGACTCAAGGCGAGCTAGGCTGTCATCGTTCCCAACGTCGTCACGGCTGCATCAGGGCCGCAGCCGTTGTGCGCTTGATCGCGCGTAACCCCTCTCGATAGCGCCCGGGCCCCCAACCACGATCGCttggcgggggagaagagagacTTGAGATGCCCCACCTTCGCAGATCCCTTCACACATCAACCAATCAGTCACCGTTCCGACGAAACTTCGCTTGCGGGTTAGGGTCCTAAGTCCTGGGTTCATCCTTTCATCTTCGTCCAAGACAGCCCTGGAGTTTCTCAAAACGAAGCCCAGAACGCCAGGTTCATGACATCTCCCCTACAGCCTCCATCTCGTCCATCTCGGTGACAAACTCGGGAGATGCGCCGTTCTCCGCCTGCTCTCCACAACACACTCCGGCGCCGTTGCAACCCAGACGCCACTACCGTCAACTGCCGTAGCAGCAATCCGTCCTATCTCCCCAAATGTTTCACGCCCTCCCTGCTCGAACACCTCCGCGGTTCCCTTCCGCTCTGACCTGACAGCTTATCGGCCGAATGGATAGCGACATGACATTGCGCTAGAGGAAAACAGGACAAACCTCCTGAACCAAGACGCCACCGGCCTCATTCACATCAAGTTCTTGGTAGAATATCACCGAAGCCCATCAGGATACACCATGTTGCAAACAAATCCGTGACACAGACCCTTACTACAACTATATTTTTGCGCATGCAAGGCCCAACTGGAGTTTTACGCCAGCCATCCAGCCATTGGCTATCAAAACCTGTCCAGGGGCTACCTCGACGCGGAACATGCCGATAGCTTGCCCAAGGTCGCCCTCAAGTTACGTAACATTGCGGACGATAGCGCCTATCGTGGAATATATCACTGGGCAATGGCTTGTAGCATCCATCCTGATTTACTGCTCGGTATCCGCTCTTCATCCTGTCAGTGAAAAGCTTGatctcgctctctctcggTCCTCCTCGGTGTTGTTACAAAGATATAAAAGAGCAGAGCGGAGCCACAACCGCACCAATGCCACAAACGAGCGGGTTTTTCACCTTTGTTTGGTAATtgcttcccccttttccttgttGTCTACAATGCCTACAATGGTTCTAGACAGCTCCAAAACAAAACGCTATTCCGCTTTTCGCATCTGATGTGTGGGGTGTGAACAATGAAAAACGAGGATCGTTGGCATGTGGTTATTATGGGTCCGATCCCAGGTTGTCGGGTTCGTGTTGATCAGGACTTGTGTGAGGAGATCTGAGACGTCAGAAAGCTCTGAAAAATGAAGAAGGGATTGTCACTTTTGGTAGGTAGAGCCACGATCGAATAAATCAGATACGGTCCACTCCATCGCTGTGTGTATATTTCCAAGATATTCAAtccaaaaaggaaaaagcaaagaagaaaatTTCGCTCCCCAAGGGTGATAAGTTGAAAATGCGCAGCGCAATTACTCCCGAATATACCTCCTCACACAAGCTCTCATTGTCCAGTCCCGTACCATCAGTCCCCGACCTCCAGTTGTGGAGATCCCCATCCGTACAGCGGCTGACCGCAGTCCAGTAATTCAGACTCTCCGTCTTGATCCTAGGTAAGGCGTTCTGTGCGATGACATATTTCGATAGCAGACTAACTTCGGGAAAGATTCCCTGGTCCCGTGTCGCCGCGAAGTGCGTCCAGCGTTTGGCCAAGCATTAACTCGATAAGGAGGAAGCCAAGGGCGAGTACTTTGGGTTCCTgctcgaggacgaagacAAGGCGGTTGTCTGATTCCGAAGGCGACAAGACTGGATTGGTGGAATGTTGGTGAGTGTTGCGGAAAAGTGGCTGGCTATACAAAGACATCCATTCCTcgcaagaaagaaaacatcATGGCTACCGAGGGCGTCCGGGGCCCAAGGGGTGCCGTGGAGTTGAAGGACGTTTGATGAAATGACGAGTGCAAGGTGGAGACGGTCGCGATGAGAGACCAAGTTGTTGTCGGATCGCGGGGGTAGATGGTATATTGTCTGCCCATTCGTAACGCCTGGTGGTCAATGATGATCCCATAGGCGCCCCTATCCTGCGCAACGCAACTCTGTTGCAAATTTGAAAGGCCTCGCAAATATTTATCGTTGTGGTGATTTTCGATAACAAAGGGACCGTCAAGGTGTTGGTCAGGCCCGAAATCACGCTAGTGATAATGTTCTGTGGTTGTGATTCGAGAACAGTCGTGGCTGTTGACGTGGACTACTAACTGAGGCAATCTGAAGCTGACAGTCGTTTTTACTTTGGGTCTAGATGCCGGGGAGTCAGTAGCGGAGGCTTGAGGTATTAGAGGATGTATGTCTGGTGTCGGTGATTGTGATGGTGGTCCTCCTTTCGAGTTTTACGCCAAGATCGTGTTGGCAACTACATGCCAAGCTAGGTAGCAGAGCGTGGTACAGACTTATACAAAAGATTCCTAAGAATATGGAGTTTTCCTTGCGAGCGAGCCCGTCGTGAAGACTCTAGATCAATATCTTGATTGGTGAACTTCTCGATATTGGAAATCCAGTTCAGACTAGTACTTCTTCCACCTTCGCAACGTAGAAAGACCTTCGCTGTAGTGCTCAAGGGTCAAGATCAGATAGGGATGGATAGACCCCAAAAGCACCCCGGCGATTTCGAGACCCGACATGCCGGCGTTTCAAAGATTTAAGAAGAAGGTCATGATCATACCAAAAGCCGCTTCAGATGTGAGTAGACAACGGGAAAGTGCGAATAGTAAAGCGGAGAACCTGCACATTGGCCCCCAGCTGCTCTTACCCAGTCACCTTCCTTCCATTCAGGCTGTCTGCAACGTTGCGGCAAAGCCTGACCCTGCATTCAATATTTCGTAGCTTCCTGTTGGCCAGGAGGGCAGCACTTGAGCCGCAACAGATCTTACCTTACTCTCTTTCTATCTCCATTTTCATGAACTGACAACGGGCCTTGTTTGGTTTCCCCATGTGACAATGGCACGGAATATTGCCAGCTCTGTCCTACAAGGTCTCGCATCGTTTCATCGTGGATGTCGTGGGCTGTTTTCTGCGCTTGAGCGTCGACATCAAAAACCCAGTAACCCATCAACGCTTCCTTGTCGCAAAGCTGACTGACAAAACGTATTTTGAGCCCTGTGACGTTCAGCATGTTAGCTCAAAGTTTACCAAAATTGAGCCATGGTTGGCTGAGTGACTGGGCAAGTCACTCTCTGGGAGGCGTCAGTATTTCAAATACCGGGAAACGCATCATGAAAGGCTGTCTGTCGGATTGGCGGAAGGACAAGCAAAGGCAGAGCCCAGGGATTCCGAAACTATCGCATCATCTATACCTCGTACTATGAAGGATAACGCGACCGCAACTATCATCAAAGAAGACCAGTCTGATGCTGGCATCTCGCAGACCTCCTATGCAACATCAGCGGCAGCGTCTGGAAACCTCAACATCCCACCACTACCCAAACAGGCAGATATGGGTCCTTTTTAATGCCCCTTTTGTTACACCATGGTTGTCGCAGAGGATCGCAACGCTTGGAAGTGAGTGAACCCCATTTCATTCGTGGCAGATATAAAGCTAATGGAACATCAGAAAGCATGTATATAGTGATCTCAGGCCATATATTTGCCTTGTTGAGGATTGCATATTACCTGACCGAGAGTTCAGACGCCGACATGAATGATACTGGAACTTTTCAGTCCCGTTTCTCCCTCCAATAGCTGACAGTCATACAGGATGAACCACGTTCAACAAAACCACTGGCACACCTGTTTAAGTCCATTTGGGTGCGAGACACACGTAAAGTCGATGGCCGAATGCAAAACACATTTGAATAAAGTCCCACCAGTCATTGGAATTTTTACATACTAGTGATGTTGAGGCCTATGTCAAACTTTCACAGCGGCCTCTTGACATCACCGCAGGAATACCATGTCCATTTTGCGACGAAACAATTACATCCGCGAAGCACTACCAACGTCGCGTTGGTCTACACCAGGAACAACCATCACTTTTTGCGTGCCGTCAGCTGACACAGACGACGGTTCGGACGAGGATAAAGACAGCAATATGGCATCCAGCCGGCAAAATTTAATGTCTGATGAAAGCAACAATCGTCTTCGTGACGGTCAGTTTTCAGACGACAGAACAAACGACTACAAAACGGGATTCGAGCTACAAGATAACAAACCCCGATCCAAGATCGACGGAGATAAACAGGAAATATCCAGTAAAACAAATGACTTTGAAGTAATagcggaggagctggaggaacATGGCAAACtggagtggtggaggaaTGGGTCCGCGTTATCCGGATTTTGCCGCACATGCAAGGGAGAGAAGTATGGTGAGGATGGCACACAGACAAGTGTTCCGTATGCGGCACCAAAGTAGAGATGGTAAGATCGTCGACTAAGCTGATGCTTGGGGCCGATAAAACCAGCGGTTGCTAACACATATGCCTCAATGGATACCAGTTGAAGAGATGAGATCTCTACAGGATCCGTGGGTCTCCTGCTGTATTTGCCATCACAATGACAAACCCGATGGAATTATCAATCCCGGACTTGACAGCTTGTGTGCTGCCTGTGGACATCAAACAGACCACTGTATATACTGCACACCAGTTACTCTTGTTAGATACCATCAACCAAGCCGAGCAGGTGAATGCACGCTGGAGACCTCGACTCATCTGGACGCAGAGAAGATGCCAGAAAGCGAAGGCGAACTTGTCGCACCGAAACACGAGACTAAGAGTGCGGCTGAGGAAGCAAATGCTTCTGGTGAAATTCCAAGCACCAACTTTTACTGCGATGGCATTGAAATGAGCCATAGCAAATAGTATATTGTGGCTGGACTGCCAAAGATGGCCATTTGTCGGCGATGCTATTTGGAGGTTGTAGCTCCTATGCAGACggagggtgggaagggggtagGGATCAAAAACAGCTTCCGAAGCAGAATGTTCAAACTGTACTGGCTTACCGCCTGCCAGTTGAGTACCGAGAGCAGAAGGGTGGTATTTCGATTGGCCGCTCAGAATGACGACTGGGATACTCTCACGCGGAACGTGCTGGAGAACAGGAAACAAGATCAAATtagagaaagaagaaaggaTAGTGTATGGCCTGAGAAGGAAAGTCCAGCGGATACCGTTGAGATTGCTAGGCATCGGTATGAAGCTATCAATGAGAAACGCTTCGAGTTGCTAAAACCGGGAGAAGCTTGGCAACGCAAAATGGCAGAGATTGAGGCTTAAAGGGTCGAGACCTCGCAGAGGAAGGTGGAGGCCACCAGGGCTTTGGACGAGGAGTTGGAGCGAcaggagagggaaggggaaaacTGCAAAGGAAGCGCTGAGCTTGAATATCTCAGATATGAGCAATTCAAAGCTTCACTGCGGCTAAAAGAAtcagagaaagagaagaacCCAGAAATAGAGTTTGCTGGGTCATTGATGGCAGACACATCTCGGAGAATGCGGGGTTTGCAGTGGGATGGAATAAGCTAAGGGGACGGTGAGCCGAGCCGAGACGAGATGAGGCTATTCCCAAGATGAGTTTGACTGCTGGATTGCCTACCGTAAAGGGATAGGAATCATAGAATGGGGCTAAAGTTGGGAAATATCTTATCTTCCAAGTTAATGCGAACTTTATAACTTGGGCGCCTTAGGAGCTTTCCGGACTCCACtgctcaacatcatcacagTAGCACTCACCTGAGCTTGTACAAGAACCTGTGACCACTGCACTTGACCCCCAGATCCCCACAGGTTGGCGCCAGCAGGTCTCGAACCTACTCTGGTTTCAAATACAGTCTCACAGACCCACTTGCCACTCGGTGTCTTGATGGGTTCACAGCAAGGACCTTGAGCCGCTCTCTAATGCCAATGAGCATAGTAAACGGCAGTATAATGTTGTCGAAAATAGCAGAAACATCCAGAGCATTCCAATAAGACACGTCAATTTGATCTAGGCTAGCCGGAAGCTACCTACCAAGTAGCTGGCTAAAATACCTTAATTCATGTGTCGGTCCCCCGGAATCTCTCCCTCAAACCAACATCATTTAAGCTTAGCCATCTTCTCGACGGCGGCCTTGACTCTTGCCTTGGCTTCCTCACCCACAACCCACTCCTGGGCCTTCTCGAACCCTCTCTTCCAGATTGCCCACCTCTCCTTGCTGAAGCCCTTCCATGCGCGATCTTTGAAGTAGGGGCCAGGCGCGCCGTTGTTCCCCACGAAATCTTTATTCGCCTGGCTCAACCTCCAGAGATACTCCCCCGCCAACAGGATGTAGAGACTAGCCTGATTGACTCCCCGACTGGCAACCT is from Podospora pseudopauciseta strain CBS 411.78 chromosome 5 map unlocalized CBS411.78m_5.2, whole genome shotgun sequence and encodes:
- a CDS encoding uncharacterized protein (COG:S; EggNog:ENOG503PYZQ) gives rise to the protein MDLDGSTSTDGGPMALLAAAEDLTGLVLDGDEVKVFVKEEATSPVSSIGRSCQAPSLKWKPKAPPRTSGAHSSNQTTASRHHVTKSGRHGSKAAAAAKAAALRGPHPSPHPIVPRRVEDWDPWKGLLHELYITQNRILRDIIQLMETNYNLKATPKMYKNQFARWGFFKYAVKRRPRYNSDESPTDDTYGSKSSSVSMISLSRNNSYSTNSPTFFGNDTSRAAQLGLTAIRRFLHGYIDLDISNLQVEEVAGYIDPCYRYFKVSMDLFDLKENKTGGEVLRLAFLQIERKLEKPTMKSFSDLCFVVPHLLLEYGRLDILKAYFRYLARLTTVKFGNHPVSEIAASFVEMFEEGAENEERLMGYIQLLSQANADVIEDIPGVLGRTREWARNQSLACQQREDRSRSGSPNSSAASSKGSPPDMNMAVAPSVRDRDKRRHHMLRVEAQSVYWAQKLVMSGDPESEALAEQWLAKEFGHDFKPRVMALLERLKMMRDIGVFPEVFAKMMECLFIGWLFDYCEFVEEWAEAFEWGRQGLALSANEQYVIWSIHLEGVMREHGSVLEADALKKKRQGMDWMEQVRTQVDKLTL